TGCTTTGGAAAGTATGATTTTGCTTGCAAGTGAGGCTTTCCCTGAGTGGGCGGATGATTTTCGACAACTGACTCCTGAAAAAGTAAGCAGCCTGTTTGACTCTTCAGCATTTACGCTACTCAACATGGGGGAAAGTGATGATGCGTAAATTAGCACTCGCTCAACCCCCTCACTCAATTGAGGCTGAACAAGCTGTACTGGGTGGCCTTGTACTTAACAACTCCACCTGGGATCTCATTGCCGGAACACTGATCCCTTCAGATTTTTATCAGCACAATAATCAACAGTTCTTCAAACTGATCCAAGAGCTTTCTGAAAATAATGAGCCCTTTGATGCAGTTACAATTTCTGAGCTTGCGATTAAGCGCAAACTAGGCGGAAATGAGTTTCTGGCATATGTCGGTGAGCTTTGTAACAACACGCCTTCTACCGCAAATATTGAAGCTTACCGGGACATTGTCCGAGAGCGCTCCCAACTTCGGCACCTCATCAGAATTGGCCATGACTGCACTCGCTTGGCAAGTTCAAAGGAAGCAGTCAGCGAAGATGTACTGGAAACAGTTGAGCGAGAACTGTTTGCTCTTTCCTCAGAAGCTTCCCACGACTTTACTGACCTTCATGCAGTGATGATGGAAGTGCTTGGTGAAGTCGATTTAGCGGCTCAAAATGGCCTAAGCATACTGGGCCTAGACACAGGACTCACTGATCTTAACGATCTAATTGGTGGCTGGTTTACAGGCCTCAATCTACTCGCTGCACGACCCTCAATGGGCAAGACAGGGCTTTGCCTAAAATTCATCCAAGCAGCTCTAGACATTCTACCAAAAGAGCAAACCGTTCAGTTTTACAGCCTGGAAATGCCTTCAAAGCAAATTGCCTACAGACTTGCCGCGTTAGTGGGCAAGCTAGATATGCAAAAACTCCGAGCGGGTAAACTTGACGGTGAAGGCTGGGCTAAGCTCGCCGAAGCTATCTCTACAATTAACAACCTGCGCGGTCGCCTCATCATTGACGACGACAGCTATATGACCCCATCAAAACTGCGTTCCAAAGCACGTCGTGCCGCAAGACAATTCGGAAAGCCTGGATTTATTGTGATCGACTATCTTCAACTCATGCACTCATCTCAGAAGCGTGAGAATCGAAATCTTGAAGTCGCTGAAATTTCAGCCAGTCTGAAGGCTCTCTCCAAAGAAATGGACTGTCCCGTACTTGCGCTCTCACAACTAAATCGCAGTGTTGAAAGCCGCCCAAACAAACGACCCAATAATAGTGACCTTCGTGATTCTGGCTCTCTTGAGCAAGACGCTGATCTCATCATGTTTATTTATCGAGATGAATACTACAACGACGATTCAGAAGACAAAGGGATCGCTGAACTCATTATTGGTAAAAACAGAAACGGTCCAACAGGCACTGTAAGAACTGCATTCATACCAGAGCAAATACGCTTTGAAAACCTTGGACATGTAGCCATGGAGGGACTTCGAGCATGAGCCGTAAAGACATCATCACACTCACTATTGAATGCAGTATGGGTAGTTTTCTTAGCTTTATAGACCTACTAGAAAGCCAGCAAAACACTTTATTTATACGAAAACGTATCAGCACAACAAGTCACGGCGACCTAGCTCGGAGCCATTGTGTTGTTTGCCTATTCGGCGTCACAGACACCTTAGCTGTCATGTGTTCTATCGCCAAACAGCTGAAAACACTCAGTACAGTCCATGGCTCACCCATTTTTTTAAAAGCATTCTCAGTTAACAACCAGGAGTAGTATTCATGAACACCAAAGTCACCAAAGAATTAATTGAAAGACAGATGGCTGTAAAAGCGTTTTCATCGAATGCTGCGCCGATCAAACGTCTCACAGATCCGCTGCAAGACACTCCCATGGTAGTTACTCTGGATCAACTACGCTCTTACGAGCATAACCCGCGTAAAACCCGCAACCCACTGTACGATGAAATCAAAGCATCGATTAAAGCTCGCGGCCTGGATCAGCCACCACTGATTACACGTCGCCCAGATGAAGATCATTACATCATCAGAAATGGAGGTAACACTCGCCTGGAGATCCTAAATGAACTGTGGCGTGAAACTAAAAATGAACAGTTCTTCCGTATCCACTGCCTATTTAAGCCTTGGCAGTCAGAAGTTAACGCTCTGGCAGGACACCTTGCTGAAAATGAGTTACATGGGCAACTAAGCTTTATCGACAAAGCTCAAGGTATTGCTCAAATCAAAGCCATGTATGAAGAACGTCTGGATGGTGAGCAGCTATCTCTACGCAGACTATCTGAGCGACTGAAACAAGATGGGTACCCTGTTGCTATCAGCTTGCTTAGCAATATGCTTGAGTGCGTCAATAGCATTTTACCTGCTCTGCCCAACACATTGATGCAGGGGCTTGGTAGAGCTCAAGTAGCCAAGCTAATTGTGCTTAAAAATAACCTTACTAAAGTCTGGGACAAATACGACGACAGCGGTAGTGATTTCTTTGAGTTCTGGTTAATGGTCTTAGCGGCACACGATACGGGCGTGGAAACCTACAGCTATGAAGTGATTCAAGATGAGTTGATTGGGCAAATGTCAGCCATGCTAGGAGAAAGTTACAATATCTTAGAGCTAGACTTGGCAATTGCCGCTGAAGGCATCGTCAACAAAAACCCACTTTCTGCTGAACAACTGGAGGCGTTTGCAAATAATCCGCCACAACCTATCGAATCCCCTTTAAATACATCTGAAGCTGACACCCTTGTGGCCGACGATGAAAAAGATGTTACTCCTACCTCTGAAGACTCAAAACACTCGTCAATAACTGATGAGCCAAATTTAACATCCACTCCAACAATACAAGGATCCAATACATCTACCCCTCAAACAGAATCAAAAGCACTCTCTGACAAAGACATTGATCCTGAGGCATTTCTTGAAGCTCATATTGTTACACCTTCTCAAGAAAGCGATACGCTGTTAAGAACAAGACAACAGGTCGCCATACTCAATGGCGATCAATTACCTGACTTTAAAGAGTCTGTTTTAACTTCTATACCAGTTATAGCTGGAGGACCTTCATCTAGCGTGACCGACATCTGGTATATCGAGAGCCGCATAAATGACCTACTAAGCCTAAGACACAATATATGGCTTTTAGTTAAAGACATTTGCACCACCACAGGTGTTAAAGGTTTTGGCCCAACAAAAGAAGGCTTAGGGTTCGGTATTTTTGGAAAGTTAGAGACCGATGGTACAGCTCTATCTCAGGGCGTACAGCTAATGTTGCTATCAATTTTACGTACCACTGATAACTTTGCTGATAAAGCCCCCATCCCACTTTCATCTGCTCTCTTCTCACAGATTTTGATTGGCAGTTACGACATTACAGTTGGCCTCAATGGACCTGCAGAT
The sequence above is a segment of the Thiopseudomonas alkaliphila genome. Coding sequences within it:
- the dnaB gene encoding replicative DNA helicase, with product MRKLALAQPPHSIEAEQAVLGGLVLNNSTWDLIAGTLIPSDFYQHNNQQFFKLIQELSENNEPFDAVTISELAIKRKLGGNEFLAYVGELCNNTPSTANIEAYRDIVRERSQLRHLIRIGHDCTRLASSKEAVSEDVLETVERELFALSSEASHDFTDLHAVMMEVLGEVDLAAQNGLSILGLDTGLTDLNDLIGGWFTGLNLLAARPSMGKTGLCLKFIQAALDILPKEQTVQFYSLEMPSKQIAYRLAALVGKLDMQKLRAGKLDGEGWAKLAEAISTINNLRGRLIIDDDSYMTPSKLRSKARRAARQFGKPGFIVIDYLQLMHSSQKRENRNLEVAEISASLKALSKEMDCPVLALSQLNRSVESRPNKRPNNSDLRDSGSLEQDADLIMFIYRDEYYNDDSEDKGIAELIIGKNRNGPTGTVRTAFIPEQIRFENLGHVAMEGLRA
- a CDS encoding ParB family protein; the encoded protein is MNTKVTKELIERQMAVKAFSSNAAPIKRLTDPLQDTPMVVTLDQLRSYEHNPRKTRNPLYDEIKASIKARGLDQPPLITRRPDEDHYIIRNGGNTRLEILNELWRETKNEQFFRIHCLFKPWQSEVNALAGHLAENELHGQLSFIDKAQGIAQIKAMYEERLDGEQLSLRRLSERLKQDGYPVAISLLSNMLECVNSILPALPNTLMQGLGRAQVAKLIVLKNNLTKVWDKYDDSGSDFFEFWLMVLAAHDTGVETYSYEVIQDELIGQMSAMLGESYNILELDLAIAAEGIVNKNPLSAEQLEAFANNPPQPIESPLNTSEADTLVADDEKDVTPTSEDSKHSSITDEPNLTSTPTIQGSNTSTPQTESKALSDKDIDPEAFLEAHIVTPSQESDTLLRTRQQVAILNGDQLPDFKESVLTSIPVIAGGPSSSVTDIWYIESRINDLLSLRHNIWLLVKDICTTTGVKGFGPTKEGLGFGIFGKLETDGTALSQGVQLMLLSILRTTDNFADKAPIPLSSALFSQILIGSYDITVGLNGPADVGLARLEDAELVKLFRIVRLARVLVDLEKEMIQLAEQEQSDE